The Miscanthus floridulus cultivar M001 chromosome 17, ASM1932011v1, whole genome shotgun sequence genome has a window encoding:
- the LOC136518417 gene encoding uncharacterized protein has product MAGVALPAAVLSAVVAGACSRLSQLPGPPCSARLDALSSSPFCAAVRTPPPSVAVFCVVPRSPSSPRPRPPAGMRNIMDIMEGSRKQESPTTLIWMNDISIVVRLREAIGCVVL; this is encoded by the exons ATGGCGGGTGTGGCCTTGCCGGCGGCGGTTTTGTCCGCGGTGGTGGCGGGCGCGTGTAGCCGGCTATCGCAGCTGCCCGGTCCTCCCTGCTCCGCGCGCCTCGACGCACTCTCGAGCTCTCCCTTCTGCGCCGCAGTTCGTACTCCGCCCCCGTCTGTCGCTGTCTTTTGTGTCGTGCCGCGGTCACCCTCGTCGCCGCGCCCTCGTCCGCCCGCAG GTATGAGAAATATCATGGATATTATGGAGGGAAGCAGGAAGCAAGAAAGTCCAACTACACTGATATG GATGAATGATATCAGCATTGTAGTGAGACTACGAGAAGCTATTGGATGTGTGGTTCTGTAG
- the LOC136514771 gene encoding probable inactive poly [ADP-ribose] polymerase SRO2: MEQRNVLALGEHILKATVRKRKHETAMEHPEGNDAMVFSQHDPRKHPVTFDDRAKCKKSKLISCGSGAILESYWNFKTSGLPVRVLFYQHGDWSDFPEDVVNLAQQDFQLKRPITTAVFQNKHILLDFVHMICIDYEMTIDKPLAWVDDHGKHFFPDLSAGLYTSKPSQHEEGEADECDGMSSVAESSSSVSVGEVVSHSKRINNIAEDNLKAHNRLHEAVGENNSGPSFHLNEYFSGTIQATGKPNNGPRVDSAVQNLLLKGLGQPFSEKDIIGIYRTPLLDQRWQVRCGLFQKEVEETRSRRGNANVRYAWLPCSRYTMEQMMMRGALETAKPQKGSMSGVGTCLAPANCSNSCARYIDFQEDGIIRMMLCRVIMGNVEVVLPGSKQFQPSNESFDNGVDDLQNPQNYIIWDANVHTHIYAEYAVIVKVPSQCLISKDSVPNISEIVSTGSPDNLTKEDRFQTLAPSGVEQEAPKLGHAPRAPSSPWMPFSMLFAAISTKVPRSDMDLVIRYYEEFKRKRMSRSDLVIRMRQIVGDKILVSTIMRLHQKSPPMAAAGLPRALARGKRE, from the exons ATGGAACAGAGGAACGTTCTGGCATTGGGTGAACATATTCTGAAAGCTACTGTTCGCAAGCGAAAGCATGAGACTGCTATGGAGCACCCTGAAGGCAATGATGCGATGGTGTTCTCTCAGCATGATCCAAGGAAACACCCTGTGACATTTGATGACAGAGCTAAATGTAAGAAGTCTAAATTAATTTCCTGTGGGAGTGGAGCTATATTGGAGTCATATTGGAACTTTAAGACAAGTGGGCTGCCTGTGCGTGTGCTTTTCTACCAACATGGTGACTGGAGTGATTTTCCAGAGGATGTTGTCAATCTAGCACAACAGGACTTCCAGTTGAAGAGGCCAATTACTACTGCTGTGTTCCAGAACAAGCACATCCTGTTGGACTTCGTTCACATGATTTGCATAGATTATGAGATGACCATAGACAAACCACTAGCATGGGTTGATGATCATGGCAAACACTTCTTTCCAGATTTATCTGCTGGACTGTACACATCTAAACCATCTCAGCATGAGGAAGGTGAAGCTGATGAGTGTGATGGAATGTCAAGTGTAGCTGAAAGCTCAAGTTCGGTATCTGTTGGTGAAGTAGTTTCTCATAGTAAGAGGATCAATAATATTGCAGAGGACAACCTGAAAGCACATAACAGGCTGCATGAAGCTGTTGGTGAAAATAATTCAGGTCCTTCATTCCATTTGAATGAATATTTTAGTGGAACCATACAAGCTACTGGCAAGCCAAACAATGGTCCACGTGTTGATTCAGCTGTGCAGAATTTGTTGCTCAAAGGATTAGGTCAGCCTTTTAGCGAGAAAGATATTATTGGTATCTATAGAACACCACTGCTAGATCAGCGATGGCAAGTTCGTTGTGGTCTCTTCCAGaaggaggtcgaagagaccaggAGTCGTCGGGGGAATGCAAATGTGCGTTATGCTTGGCTTCCTTGCTCAAGATATACCATGGAGCAGATGATGATGCGAGGTGCTCTGGAAACTGCAAAGCCTCAGAAGGGGTCCATGTCTGGTGTTGGGACTTGTCTTGCTCCTGCAAACTGTTCAAATTCATG TGCCAGATATATTGATTTTCAAGAAGATGGCATCATCAGAATGATGCTGTGCCGTGTAATAATGGGTAATGTTGAGGTTGTTTTGCCTGGATCAAAGCAATTCCAGCCATCCAATGAAAGTTTTGATAATGGCGTGGATGATCTTCAAAATCCACAGAATTACATCATATGGGATGCTAATGTGCATACACACATATATGCTGAATATGCTGTTATTGTCAAAGTACCCTCCC AATGTTTGATCTCGAAGGATAGCGTGCCCAACATATCTGAGATCGTAAGTACTGGTTCCCCAGACAATCTAACCAAG GAAGATAGGTTCCAAACCTTGGCACCTTCTGGTGTTGAACAAGAAGCACCTAAGCTGGGGCATGCTCCAAGGGCTCCCTCCTCACCATGGATGCCCTTTTCAATGCTTTTTGCTGCCATTTCCACAAAAGTGCCTCGTTCAGACATGGACTTGGTCATCAGATACTATGAAGAATTTAAG AGGAAAAGGATGAGCAGGAGCGACTTGGTGATACGGATGAGGCAAATAGTCGGAGATAAGATATTGGTTTCTACAATAATGAGGCTTCACCAGAag TCCCCACCGATGGCAGCAGCTGGGCTACCAAGAGCACTCGCAAGGGGGAAGAGGGAGTAG